The sequence TGCTCGAGCCGGACGGCTGGCAACTGCTGACCACCAAGACGACCAAGGCCGGCGAGACCGACCCCGCCGGTGAGTATGGCCCGTACATGCAGACCGAGATCGTCAATCCACTGACGCAGAGCAGCGTCGTCGTCGAGATCGGCAGCTCGCCGGCGCAGAAGCCAGGTTGGTACTTCAACCCGCTGACCGGCGCGGTACACGGCGCCAACGCCGACGGCACTCAGTCCGACGACGGCGTATAACGACTCGCCGATCGAACCACGTGGGCAGTGGGCCACCGCCCGCTGCCCACTTTCTTTGTTATTGGACATTTCACGCCTTCAGGTCCACCCATCTTTGCCCGATGAGAACACTGGCGCTGGCAGACCTTGCCACTTAACGGGTCTGTCCACCGCACGCGCGCCGGCCAGGCGCCGGAAGGGTATCGAGCCGTACGCACGTGTCGCGAGAGGTTTGAAGATGAATCGCCATTCCCTGCGCCCGGCCTTCACGCTCATCGAGATCCTCGTGGTCATCGTTATCCTGGGAATCACGGCCGGTCTGATCATCCCGCAACTGTCCAACGCCAACGACGTCACCGCCGCCGCGGCGGGGCGGGTGGTGCTCGCGGACCTGACCTACGCCCAGAACGCCGCCATCACCACGCAACGCACGCACTACATTGCCTTCGCGAAGGGCACCGATGCCGACACGTACGTTTTGGTGGACCGGGTCTCGCCATCGCAGCGCGTGTTGATGCATCCGGTGACGCAGATGCCGTTCAAGCAGACCTTCGGCAAGGGTGGCAACGGTTCCCTGAACCGCGTTCGCCTTGGCACGCTGACGCTCGGCGCCGATACCGCCACGAGCACGATCGCGTTCGACGCGCTCGGCTCGCCGTACGCCTACACGACGGCCGCCGGTCTGGTGCCGCTGACTGCATCCGGCATGGTCGACTTGGTCTGTAACGAGTTCACGCTGCGCGTAAGCGTCGCGCCCTTCACCGGCGAGATGAGCGTCGCGCCGGTATCGCCTTAAGCAATGCGCGGTGGCGCGCGTCGTGTGCCACCGCGAACCGAATTATGTTTCGTCTGACTCGCGCACAAGTTCAACCGGTCGGCGTCGACCTCGGCACGGACAGCATCAAGATGCTGCAGCTGGAGATCGTCGACGGCAGCCTCTCGGTCGTCGCCGCCGCACGCGCGCCGATGCCGGACGAGGTGCGCGCCGCGCCGCTCGAGGATCGCATGTCCGTGGCAGCGGGGCTCGTAAAGGGCCTGTTGCGCCAGAACCCGTTCGTCGGGCGCAACGTCGTGCTTGCGCTGCCGCGCGAGATGGTCCACGTGAAGAATCTCCGCATGGCCCCGTTGCCCGACACTGAACTGCCCGCGGCCATCCGCGCCGAAGCGACGAACCTGTTTCCCATCGACATCGACATCGACTCAGCCCAGGTGCGCCACCTGCTGGCTGGTGAAGTGCGGCAGGGGGGCGAGGCCCGGCAGGAAGTGATCGTGCTGGCCGCCCGCAACGACGACGTCGACGGCTTCGTCGAGCGCTTCCACAGCAGTGGCGCGGTCATCCAGTCGCTGG is a genomic window of Tepidisphaeraceae bacterium containing:
- a CDS encoding prepilin-type N-terminal cleavage/methylation domain-containing protein codes for the protein MTPAHRSFARIRRSRAFTLVEILIVVIILGILAAIVVPQFTNAATDARKVTMANQLKDLRTIIELYRLQHDDQLPDLLEPDGWQLLTTKTTKAGETDPAGEYGPYMQTEIVNPLTQSSVVVEIGSSPAQKPGWYFNPLTGAVHGANADGTQSDDGV
- a CDS encoding prepilin-type N-terminal cleavage/methylation domain-containing protein encodes the protein MNRHSLRPAFTLIEILVVIVILGITAGLIIPQLSNANDVTAAAAGRVVLADLTYAQNAAITTQRTHYIAFAKGTDADTYVLVDRVSPSQRVLMHPVTQMPFKQTFGKGGNGSLNRVRLGTLTLGADTATSTIAFDALGSPYAYTTAAGLVPLTASGMVDLVCNEFTLRVSVAPFTGEMSVAPVSP